In Spirochaeta lutea, a single genomic region encodes these proteins:
- the mobB gene encoding molybdopterin-guanine dinucleotide biosynthesis protein B, with the protein MKAEPRFKIKPTPGGWYYHPYEISLSGYSGSGKTTLARQLIAALAERRLTCGFIKHDAHRFEMDKPGKDTHQASQAGARGVYIQDPRHAALILDHGPQGPSQGLAEQALAPLDCLIIEGNKHSDLPKLILLDPRGEIDQEILQGDFTAPLALIHARGDEARALALADSDFNAETGAPPSPGIPVFCRDDIQGITTCILEYWAGRVPPVHALILGGGQSSRMGQDKSLLSYHGTTSQLAHTADMAARALEEMFPSRQAAPGPESPIPDAGPLPDRSSDPSETESLDRTEINSPDRAGRRSKERAEGGPESAEGRPRVYLSLRPGQEVPEDARDLPVIRDCFPGRGPVAGILSALEHQPGSAWLVLSCDLPLLDPRDLARLLKSRNPFALATSLKGFQDQPEPLCAIYEPKARPRLLSFIAQGSWCPRWALRSGGTTLITPENPQSVFNANTPEDRRRAAELLQLSESGDTP; encoded by the coding sequence ATGAAGGCTGAACCGCGTTTTAAGATCAAACCCACCCCGGGGGGCTGGTACTACCATCCCTACGAGATCAGCCTGAGCGGCTACTCCGGTTCGGGAAAAACCACCCTGGCCCGGCAGCTCATCGCCGCCCTGGCTGAGCGCCGGCTGACCTGCGGGTTTATCAAACACGATGCCCACCGCTTCGAGATGGATAAACCGGGCAAGGACACCCACCAGGCCAGCCAGGCCGGCGCCCGGGGGGTCTACATCCAAGACCCCCGGCATGCCGCCTTGATTCTGGATCACGGGCCCCAGGGTCCCAGCCAGGGCTTGGCGGAGCAGGCCCTGGCTCCCCTGGACTGCCTCATAATTGAGGGGAACAAACATTCCGACCTGCCCAAGCTGATTCTCCTGGATCCCCGGGGGGAGATAGACCAGGAGATACTCCAGGGTGATTTCACTGCCCCCCTGGCCCTGATCCATGCCCGGGGGGACGAAGCCCGGGCCCTGGCCCTGGCGGACTCCGATTTCAACGCCGAAACCGGGGCCCCACCATCCCCCGGCATTCCCGTCTTCTGCCGGGATGATATTCAGGGTATCACAACCTGTATCCTGGAATACTGGGCCGGCCGGGTTCCCCCGGTCCATGCTCTCATTCTCGGCGGCGGCCAAAGCTCCCGGATGGGGCAGGATAAATCCCTGCTTTCCTACCACGGCACCACCAGCCAGCTCGCCCACACCGCCGATATGGCAGCCCGGGCGCTGGAGGAGATGTTCCCGAGCCGCCAAGCCGCCCCCGGACCGGAATCCCCCATTCCCGACGCCGGACCGCTCCCGGACCGGTCTTCCGACCCATCCGAAACCGAGTCCTTGGACCGGACTGAGATCAACTCTCCTGACCGGGCCGGGCGCAGGTCGAAGGAAAGGGCGGAAGGCGGGCCGGAATCCGCGGAAGGCCGGCCCAGGGTCTACCTATCCCTGCGCCCCGGGCAAGAGGTCCCCGAGGATGCCCGGGACCTTCCGGTTATCCGGGACTGTTTTCCCGGCCGGGGTCCGGTGGCGGGTATCCTGAGTGCCCTGGAACACCAACCCGGAAGTGCATGGCTGGTACTCAGCTGTGATCTCCCCCTTCTCGACCCCCGGGATCTGGCGCGTCTTCTAAAATCCCGGAACCCCTTCGCCCTGGCTACCAGCCTGAAGGGATTCCAGGATCAACCCGAGCCCCTCTGCGCTATCTACGAGCCCAAGGCCCGACCCAGGCTGCTCTCCTTCATCGCCCAGGGATCCTGGTGCCCCCGGTGGGCTTTACGCTCAGGAGGGACCACCCTAATCACCCCGGAAAATCCCCAATCGGTCTTCAACGCCAATACCCCCGAGGACCGTCGCCGGGCGGCGGAGCTGCTCCAGCTGTCCGAGTCAGGAGATACCCCATGA
- the moaA gene encoding GTP 3',8-cyclase MoaA, giving the protein MSNQSISPGSAIHGGTSSNSAGKSTTAGIGKASASNSPDGFRKPAGPGAGESALPVTDRMGRPLRDLRISVTDECNFRCTYCMPKELFGEGHPFMPPSRYLSFPEIRDLVAMMVPLGVRKLKITGGEPLLRPGLHQLIARLTRIPGIEDVGLITNGFHLKTLGPRLRDAGLTRVTVSLDSLDGQTFAAITGRGGSLGQVLEGIRTSLDLGFSPVKVNMVVQRGVNDHEALSMAEYFRESGVELRFIEYMDVGRRLDFRSGLLVPNREIRDSIHRHWPLEPLEDAYYGEVAESYRYADGGGRVGFISSMTQPFCGSCTRLRLSADGKLYRCLFSGIGLDIKSLIRGESGDGDGARNKAAGSGGWDQAEAALRRFWGIREDRYSELRGSQALAGHSNHPEPKEKRIEMYRMGG; this is encoded by the coding sequence ATGAGTAACCAATCCATCAGCCCAGGGAGCGCCATACACGGCGGCACGAGCAGCAACTCTGCCGGCAAGAGCACTACAGCCGGGATCGGAAAAGCATCGGCCAGCAACAGCCCTGATGGTTTCAGAAAGCCGGCCGGCCCCGGGGCGGGGGAATCGGCACTACCGGTAACCGACCGGATGGGCCGGCCCCTCCGGGACCTGCGGATATCGGTAACCGATGAATGCAATTTCCGCTGCACCTACTGTATGCCCAAGGAGCTTTTCGGAGAGGGTCATCCCTTCATGCCCCCTAGCCGGTACCTCTCCTTTCCGGAGATACGCGACCTGGTGGCCATGATGGTACCCCTGGGAGTCCGCAAACTGAAGATCACCGGGGGCGAACCCCTGCTGCGCCCGGGACTGCACCAGCTCATCGCCAGGCTCACCCGGATCCCGGGGATTGAGGATGTGGGGCTGATAACCAACGGCTTCCACCTGAAAACCCTGGGACCCCGGCTCCGGGATGCGGGGCTCACCCGGGTTACCGTAAGCCTGGACAGCCTGGATGGCCAAACCTTCGCCGCTATTACCGGCCGGGGAGGAAGCCTTGGCCAGGTATTAGAGGGGATTCGAACGTCTCTGGATCTGGGATTTTCCCCGGTAAAGGTCAACATGGTGGTTCAGCGGGGCGTCAACGACCATGAGGCGCTGTCCATGGCGGAGTACTTCCGGGAGAGCGGGGTGGAGCTGCGATTCATTGAATATATGGACGTAGGACGCCGGCTGGACTTCCGGTCGGGGCTTCTGGTTCCCAACCGGGAGATCCGGGATAGCATTCACCGGCACTGGCCCCTGGAACCCCTGGAGGATGCCTACTACGGCGAGGTGGCGGAAAGCTACCGGTATGCCGATGGCGGGGGCCGGGTCGGGTTCATTTCCAGTATGACCCAGCCATTCTGCGGCAGCTGCACCCGGCTGCGGCTTTCGGCGGACGGAAAGCTCTACCGCTGTCTGTTCTCGGGTATCGGCCTGGATATTAAGTCCCTCATCCGGGGTGAATCCGGAGACGGCGATGGTGCCCGGAATAAGGCTGCCGGATCGGGAGGCTGGGATCAGGCGGAGGCAGCCCTACGGCGGTTCTGGGGTATCCGGGAGGACCGGTATTCGGAGTTGCGGGGCAGTCAGGCTTTGGCCGGGCATTCGAATCACCCTGAACCGAAAGAAAAGCGGATTGAAATGTACCGCATGGGAGGATAG
- a CDS encoding MFS transporter, producing the protein MSEVQVKGNPNSGLLGATLGFFVGFAAVSLFGPTVVFLQEVVGLSAALAGLLISIPNLSGSLLRIPFAAMVEKDGGRRPFLVLLILSLLGVVGIWLVMIQPAATIADLFPLLLGLGVLGGCGIATFSVGIGQTSYWFPQNRQGTALGIYAGIGNLAPGIFALVLTGLTIPRLGLPGSYLIWSIFLALGILAYLVTGRNAWFFQYRRAGLPDEQARVRAEQDGQQLFPNGKALESLKASAKIPQTWMLVLVYFTTFGGFLALTAWLPKFGIGYMGFDLGVAGMLTAAYSIGASLLRVAGGKLSDIFGGRQTALLSLGAGLVGSLMVALMPRGAGTIAGLLVMALGMGVGNAAVFKLVPQFVPRAVGGAAGWIGGLGAFGGFVIPLGLAAVLESSGYAQGFWIFAGLFVLALMMIIALDGQKTKEE; encoded by the coding sequence GTGTCGGAGGTTCAGGTTAAGGGCAACCCGAATTCGGGATTGTTAGGGGCAACCCTGGGATTTTTTGTGGGATTTGCAGCAGTGAGTCTCTTCGGGCCCACCGTGGTGTTTCTTCAGGAAGTAGTGGGGCTTAGTGCGGCCCTGGCAGGGTTGCTCATCAGTATTCCGAATCTTTCGGGAAGTTTGTTGCGGATTCCCTTCGCGGCTATGGTGGAGAAGGACGGGGGGCGCAGACCCTTTTTAGTGCTGCTCATCCTTTCCCTCCTAGGGGTGGTGGGTATCTGGCTGGTGATGATTCAACCGGCAGCGACCATCGCAGACCTCTTTCCCCTGCTCCTCGGCCTGGGGGTATTGGGCGGCTGCGGAATCGCCACCTTCTCCGTGGGAATCGGTCAGACCAGCTACTGGTTTCCCCAGAACCGCCAGGGAACCGCCCTGGGCATCTATGCCGGTATCGGCAACCTGGCGCCGGGAATCTTCGCCCTGGTACTCACGGGTCTTACCATTCCCCGGCTTGGACTGCCGGGAAGCTACCTCATCTGGTCAATCTTTTTAGCCCTGGGCATTCTTGCATACCTGGTTACGGGTAGAAACGCCTGGTTCTTTCAGTACCGCCGGGCCGGGTTGCCCGACGAGCAGGCCCGGGTACGGGCGGAACAGGACGGTCAGCAGCTCTTTCCAAACGGCAAGGCCCTGGAGAGTCTCAAGGCATCTGCCAAGATTCCCCAGACCTGGATGCTGGTACTGGTGTACTTCACCACCTTCGGGGGATTTTTAGCCTTGACGGCCTGGCTTCCTAAGTTCGGCATAGGCTACATGGGATTCGATTTGGGGGTGGCCGGCATGCTCACCGCGGCCTATTCCATCGGGGCGAGCCTGCTCCGGGTTGCCGGGGGTAAACTGAGCGATATCTTCGGGGGCCGACAGACTGCCCTGCTGTCCCTGGGCGCGGGACTTGTGGGTAGTCTGATGGTAGCCCTCATGCCCCGGGGTGCCGGGACCATTGCCGGTCTGTTGGTCATGGCCCTGGGAATGGGAGTGGGGAACGCTGCGGTGTTTAAGCTCGTGCCCCAGTTTGTACCCCGGGCTGTGGGTGGTGCCGCAGGCTGGATTGGGGGGCTGGGTGCCTTCGGCGGCTTTGTCATCCCCCTGGGTTTGGCCGCGGTTCTGGAGAGTTCCGGGTACGCCCAGGGATTCTGGATCTTTGCCGGGCTCTTTGTATTGGCCCTGATGATGATCATAGCCCTGGACGGGCAGAAGACGAAGGAGGAGTAG
- the moaC gene encoding cyclic pyranopterin monophosphate synthase produces MSSHLDASGTPRMVDVGQKPPTQRRAVARGYVLIPRSLEGLEGGEWWSPKGPVFQTAVIAGIQGAKQTSTAIPLCHPIPLTSCQVRLEPLDWQTYLAESRHTGFPLTTTDPDEHQVPTVIRVTCTAATTAPTGVEMEALSGVSAACLTVYDMGKSVTKGIVISALSLLEKTGGKEDWRARGYEG; encoded by the coding sequence ATGAGCAGTCATCTTGATGCCTCGGGAACCCCCCGAATGGTAGATGTAGGGCAGAAGCCGCCCACCCAGCGGAGGGCTGTGGCCCGGGGCTATGTTCTGATTCCCCGGAGTCTTGAGGGTCTGGAGGGGGGAGAGTGGTGGAGCCCCAAGGGCCCGGTGTTTCAGACCGCGGTTATCGCGGGTATTCAGGGGGCAAAACAGACCAGTACGGCTATTCCCCTCTGCCACCCCATTCCCCTGACCTCCTGTCAGGTGCGCCTGGAGCCCCTGGACTGGCAGACCTACCTGGCCGAGAGCCGGCACACCGGGTTCCCCCTAACCACCACCGATCCCGATGAACACCAAGTCCCGACGGTTATCCGGGTGACCTGCACCGCCGCCACTACGGCTCCTACGGGAGTGGAGATGGAGGCCCTCAGCGGGGTGAGCGCCGCCTGTCTGACGGTGTACGATATGGGAAAGTCCGTTACCAAGGGGATTGTGATTTCTGCTCTGAGCCTTCTGGAAAAAACCGGGGGCAAGGAGGATTGGAGGGCCCGGGGTTATGAAGGCTGA
- a CDS encoding molybdenum cofactor biosynthesis protein MoaE, which yields MQDNQLPDTGFRLTEEPIEILSSDLSPGLIRSHPQTGGIVTFEGRVRNHHQGRAVLRLSYSAYELLAGNEGQDIAREAKERFGLDWAWIIHRTGDLSVGEMAVWISAASPHRQEAFAACRFMIDEVKHRLPVWKHEYYEDGSHEWVYCAHHT from the coding sequence ATGCAGGACAACCAACTCCCGGATACGGGATTCCGCCTTACGGAAGAGCCCATTGAGATTCTTAGTAGCGATCTTTCCCCAGGGTTGATTCGGAGCCATCCCCAAACCGGCGGGATCGTGACCTTCGAGGGGCGGGTCCGCAATCATCACCAGGGCCGGGCTGTCCTCCGCCTCTCCTACTCCGCCTACGAGCTCCTGGCCGGAAACGAAGGCCAGGATATTGCCCGGGAGGCCAAGGAGCGGTTCGGACTGGACTGGGCGTGGATTATCCACCGCACCGGGGATCTCTCGGTGGGAGAGATGGCGGTCTGGATCAGCGCAGCCAGCCCCCACCGCCAGGAGGCCTTCGCGGCCTGCCGGTTCATGATTGACGAGGTAAAACACCGCCTGCCGGTGTGGAAACATGAATACTACGAGGACGGAAGCCATGAATGGGTCTACTGTGCACACCATACCTGA
- a CDS encoding HesA/MoeB/ThiF family protein, whose product MNGSTVHTIPEYYCRQVSLPQVGTLGQERLSRARVLIIGLGALGSPAAEYLARAGVGNLHIMDGDGVELSNLHRQPLYTPLDRGSPKARSAAARLETVNPHLRITWEERFFAPGQSLAVFPEGLPDLVLDCTDRFSSRFTIHDACQAAGIPLISTAVSGTTGQLQMFHFHRGPGPCLRCLYPRGLEDGCTGSCAQDGILGASAGIMGSIQALTALSFLLNQEVPPGGQTITLNLTTLEQYTVRWPQARSCPGCSSPATPQELPPAPVPASPSRLGDGTPAEPSSTGGGTDHHDPEAPQSGYTGRPPRSPGVLPSASSQNRSSAGSSGALSASSQDHSPDPFPDPFPEDGEPVCILDVRQAWEAHPEDTLLFPQRVHLPAQDIQQILKERPETLDPQTHYLIICEQGIRSAGVARYLEGLGFRSVRHLEGGIAPLRSLVKGGRP is encoded by the coding sequence ATGAATGGGTCTACTGTGCACACCATACCTGAATACTACTGCCGGCAGGTGAGTCTGCCCCAGGTCGGCACCCTGGGGCAGGAACGCCTGTCCCGGGCCAGGGTCCTCATCATCGGTCTTGGAGCCCTGGGAAGCCCGGCGGCGGAGTATCTGGCCCGGGCCGGGGTTGGGAATCTCCACATCATGGACGGTGATGGGGTGGAACTCAGCAACCTTCATCGCCAGCCCCTGTACACCCCCCTGGACCGGGGCAGTCCCAAGGCCCGGTCCGCTGCCGCCAGGCTTGAGACGGTGAATCCCCACCTCCGCATTACCTGGGAGGAGCGTTTTTTTGCTCCCGGGCAGTCTCTGGCGGTCTTCCCCGAGGGATTGCCTGACCTGGTCCTGGATTGCACCGACCGGTTCTCCAGCCGTTTTACCATCCACGATGCCTGTCAAGCCGCGGGCATCCCCTTGATTAGTACAGCCGTTTCGGGTACTACCGGCCAGCTGCAGATGTTCCATTTCCATCGCGGCCCCGGGCCCTGCCTACGCTGCCTCTACCCCCGGGGTTTAGAAGACGGATGTACCGGGAGCTGTGCCCAGGACGGCATTTTGGGTGCATCAGCGGGGATTATGGGCAGCATTCAGGCACTCACCGCCCTGAGCTTCCTCCTTAACCAAGAGGTACCCCCGGGGGGCCAAACCATCACCCTGAACCTAACCACCCTGGAGCAGTACACCGTCCGCTGGCCCCAGGCCCGGAGTTGCCCGGGCTGTTCATCCCCGGCCACGCCCCAGGAGCTTCCCCCCGCCCCCGTGCCAGCCTCCCCCTCTCGTCTTGGTGATGGAACACCGGCCGAACCTTCCTCGACCGGGGGCGGTACAGACCATCATGACCCGGAAGCGCCTCAATCCGGGTATACCGGCCGGCCGCCCCGCAGCCCCGGCGTCCTGCCCTCTGCCTCGTCCCAGAACCGTTCCTCGGCCGGTTCTTCGGGTGCTCTTTCGGCCAGTTCCCAGGACCATTCCCCGGACCCTTTCCCGGACCCTTTCCCTGAGGACGGGGAGCCGGTCTGCATTCTCGATGTCCGCCAGGCCTGGGAAGCCCACCCCGAGGATACCTTGCTGTTCCCCCAACGTGTACATCTCCCTGCCCAAGACATTCAACAGATCCTCAAGGAACGGCCCGAAACCCTGGACCCTCAGACCCATTACCTGATCATCTGCGAACAGGGTATCCGCAGCGCCGGGGTAGCCCGGTACCTGGAAGGTCTGGGGTTTAGGTCGGTCCGCCACCTGGAGGGCGGTATTGCACCCCTGCGGTCCCTGGTGAAGGGCGGAAGACCATGA
- a CDS encoding molybdopterin molybdotransferase MoeA has product MKLADTTTVQTVIAQILAAQESSRDDGGVETIPLERALGRCLARDLTADRHQPPFNRSAMDGIAIARADLPAAGPQNTLDCPEEAWCFQSLGILAAGQDPGPLAHPGFSGNTSQAGRTPSESEARPSPGAVPLKRAAGTRDNKQAPPLPPCVEIMTGAAVPPGFDTVIRYEDLQRSPDSQAAGKNPPSPEPGPEAGPVRWICRGSIPARGANIHPRGADYQKGAVILEGGQIITSSHIAVLASCGYTQVPLRTLPSITIVATGDELVSPDTTPLDHQIRASNHLSIAGELTSWGFPPGEVRLCPDDPQALTETIRRGLKESRVLILTGAVSKGAYDHIPGILEGLGVEIRIHGVSQRPGKPLLVGRARKAGRADSLVLGLPGNPVSALINLRRYLIPALALQSIPGSSGRIWAPGPASPMSSWAALGFPLRLAREITFEPPLTYYPGVSLEMYQGELTLVPVRGNGSGDFFHLSKTAGFIVMPKDRTRLEAGSLVQFYPWGV; this is encoded by the coding sequence ATGAAGCTAGCAGACACCACCACGGTTCAGACCGTTATCGCCCAGATTCTCGCCGCCCAGGAATCATCCCGGGACGACGGGGGGGTAGAAACCATTCCGCTCGAAAGGGCTCTGGGCCGCTGCCTGGCCCGGGATCTCACCGCCGACCGCCACCAGCCCCCCTTCAACCGCTCTGCCATGGACGGCATTGCCATAGCCCGGGCCGATCTGCCGGCTGCGGGGCCTCAAAATACCCTTGACTGCCCCGAGGAGGCCTGGTGCTTCCAGAGCCTGGGCATTCTTGCCGCCGGCCAGGATCCGGGTCCCCTTGCCCATCCCGGTTTTTCTGGCAATACCAGCCAGGCAGGGAGAACCCCTTCGGAATCCGAGGCCCGGCCAAGCCCCGGCGCAGTCCCCCTGAAGCGGGCCGCCGGGACACGGGATAACAAGCAGGCACCCCCCCTGCCTCCCTGTGTGGAGATTATGACCGGAGCAGCGGTGCCCCCGGGTTTCGATACCGTTATCCGCTACGAGGATCTCCAGCGCAGCCCGGATTCTCAGGCGGCGGGAAAGAATCCCCCTTCGCCGGAACCAGGGCCTGAAGCCGGGCCCGTCCGGTGGATCTGCCGGGGCTCCATTCCGGCCCGGGGGGCCAACATCCATCCCCGGGGGGCTGATTACCAGAAGGGTGCCGTCATCCTGGAGGGCGGCCAAATCATCACCAGCAGCCACATCGCCGTGCTGGCAAGCTGCGGCTACACCCAGGTTCCACTCCGGACGCTGCCCTCCATTACCATTGTAGCCACCGGGGATGAGCTGGTATCCCCGGATACCACCCCCCTGGACCACCAGATCCGGGCCTCCAACCACCTGAGCATCGCCGGAGAACTTACCAGCTGGGGATTCCCCCCCGGGGAGGTACGCCTCTGTCCCGATGATCCCCAGGCCCTTACCGAAACAATTCGCCGCGGCCTGAAGGAATCCCGGGTCCTAATCCTTACCGGGGCCGTATCCAAGGGCGCCTATGATCATATTCCCGGTATTCTGGAAGGCCTGGGGGTGGAGATTCGGATCCACGGGGTAAGTCAGCGACCCGGCAAACCCCTGCTGGTGGGCCGGGCACGGAAGGCCGGGAGAGCGGATTCCCTGGTCCTGGGGCTTCCGGGCAACCCGGTTTCCGCCCTTATTAACCTGCGGCGCTACCTGATCCCAGCCCTGGCCCTACAATCCATCCCCGGATCTTCGGGTCGTATTTGGGCCCCCGGTCCCGCCAGCCCCATGTCATCCTGGGCGGCCCTGGGCTTCCCCCTGCGTCTGGCCAGGGAAATCACCTTCGAACCCCCGCTGACCTACTATCCCGGGGTGTCTCTGGAGATGTACCAGGGCGAGCTTACCCTCGTACCCGTCCGGGGCAACGGTTCGGGGGATTTTTTCCATCTCAGCAAAACCGCAGGCTTTATCGTCATGCCCAAAGACCGGACCCGGCTGGAGGCCGGCAGTCTGGTACAATTTTATCCCTGGGGAGTGTAA
- a CDS encoding MoaD/ThiS family protein: protein MNNTVTLRYFAQLAEQRGCHTEQVELHPGQRAEELYRQLQQRYRFSLDQEILRPAVNGVYTTWDQELQAGDEIAFIPPVAGG from the coding sequence ATGAACAACACCGTAACCCTTCGATACTTCGCCCAGCTGGCTGAACAGCGGGGATGCCACACCGAGCAGGTGGAGCTTCATCCCGGCCAGCGGGCCGAGGAGCTCTACCGTCAATTGCAGCAGCGCTACCGCTTCTCCCTGGATCAGGAGATTCTGCGACCCGCGGTTAACGGAGTCTACACTACCTGGGACCAGGAACTTCAGGCCGGGGACGAAATCGCCTTTATTCCCCCCGTGGCTGGGGGGTGA
- a CDS encoding molybdopterin oxidoreductase family protein, whose translation MSDFTVRTTCSYCSVGCNLDISVKDGKASLKPNKEYPVNQGFCCPKGFHLLPPMQSDQRGTDPLIRDAQGIMQPVSWQQANQEFVRRFKAVMEKHGPESVAFLSTGQIPMEEMALLGSVTKFGMGWIHGDGNTRQCMATAAVAYKQAFGFDAPPFTYEDFEESDLLVFVGSNPVINHPIMWNRVKKNEKNPTIVVIDPRKTETTQEADIHLQITPKSDLHLLYGVTRILIEQDWIDHDYIRESTEDFQGLKDFVMAMDLDEASRHCGISTETMFDLARRIHEATAASFWWTMGVNQSHQATRTAQALINIALITHNIGRPGTGANSITGQANAMGSRLYSNTTSLLGGYAFTNPEHREHVASQLSIPVDRIPDKNSLPYHKILEAVRNGSIKGLWIIATNPGHSWINKTEFFQALENLDVLAVQDLYPTTETARYADIYLPAAGSPEKSGTFINSERRIGIVQKALDPPGNAKSDFEIFKGLAQAWGCGDLFTGWTNPEAVFRILQRISKGQPCDISGIEGYQMIIDRRGVQWPYPQDADANQEFYSRDHRRLFEDGRYFTPSGKAQLLYDPIAELPEVPDEQYPVILITGRGTMMQFHTQTRTGKVPFIQKKTRSHAYAQINPQDAQDLGIEHEGKVRVTSRRGTVVVDALVEDAVAPGQIFMPMHYPPTNWLTYPSFDPHSFEPSYKFAAVRLSAVGPQEDYQEPQPSLQAAAPAQGAP comes from the coding sequence ATGTCGGATTTTACGGTACGAACAACCTGCAGCTACTGTTCGGTGGGCTGCAATTTGGATATCAGTGTGAAGGACGGAAAGGCCAGCCTGAAGCCCAATAAAGAGTATCCGGTAAACCAGGGATTTTGTTGTCCCAAGGGCTTCCATCTGCTGCCTCCCATGCAATCCGATCAGCGGGGAACCGATCCCCTGATCCGGGATGCCCAAGGGATTATGCAGCCCGTAAGCTGGCAGCAGGCAAACCAGGAGTTTGTCCGCCGCTTCAAGGCGGTTATGGAAAAACACGGTCCCGAGTCGGTGGCATTTTTATCCACCGGGCAGATTCCCATGGAGGAGATGGCCCTCCTGGGAAGCGTTACCAAGTTCGGTATGGGCTGGATCCACGGAGACGGTAATACCCGGCAATGCATGGCCACGGCGGCGGTGGCATACAAACAGGCCTTCGGGTTCGATGCTCCGCCCTTCACCTATGAGGATTTTGAGGAGAGTGATTTGCTGGTCTTCGTGGGCAGTAATCCCGTGATAAATCACCCCATCATGTGGAACAGGGTCAAGAAGAACGAGAAGAATCCCACCATCGTGGTTATCGATCCCCGGAAAACCGAGACTACCCAGGAGGCGGATATCCATCTCCAGATAACGCCGAAATCCGACCTCCACCTGCTCTACGGGGTTACACGGATTCTCATCGAACAGGACTGGATCGATCACGATTATATCCGAGAGAGCACCGAGGATTTCCAGGGACTGAAGGACTTTGTGATGGCCATGGACCTGGATGAGGCAAGCCGGCACTGCGGTATCAGCACCGAGACTATGTTCGATCTGGCTCGGCGGATTCATGAGGCAACGGCGGCCAGCTTCTGGTGGACTATGGGGGTAAACCAGAGCCACCAGGCCACTCGGACCGCCCAGGCGCTGATCAACATTGCCCTGATTACCCATAATATCGGGCGGCCGGGAACCGGCGCCAACTCCATTACCGGTCAGGCCAATGCCATGGGCAGCCGGTTGTACAGTAATACCACCAGCCTGCTGGGGGGGTACGCCTTTACCAATCCCGAGCATCGGGAGCATGTAGCCTCCCAGCTCTCCATACCCGTGGACCGGATTCCGGATAAAAACAGCCTGCCCTACCATAAGATCTTGGAGGCCGTGCGGAATGGCTCTATCAAGGGGCTGTGGATCATCGCCACCAACCCCGGTCACAGCTGGATTAATAAGACCGAATTTTTCCAGGCCCTGGAAAACCTGGATGTCCTGGCGGTTCAGGATCTCTATCCTACCACCGAGACCGCCCGGTACGCCGACATCTATCTGCCCGCAGCGGGAAGTCCAGAAAAATCCGGCACCTTCATAAACTCCGAGCGGCGGATCGGTATCGTTCAAAAGGCCCTGGATCCCCCGGGTAACGCCAAAAGCGACTTCGAAATCTTCAAGGGCCTCGCCCAGGCATGGGGCTGCGGGGATCTGTTTACCGGCTGGACCAACCCAGAGGCGGTGTTCCGAATTCTGCAGCGGATAAGCAAGGGTCAGCCCTGCGATATATCCGGTATTGAAGGCTACCAGATGATCATCGACCGCCGGGGGGTTCAGTGGCCCTATCCCCAGGATGCGGATGCAAACCAGGAATTCTATTCCCGGGATCACCGCCGGCTCTTCGAGGACGGCAGGTACTTCACCCCCAGCGGTAAGGCTCAGCTGTTGTACGATCCCATCGCCGAGCTCCCCGAGGTTCCCGATGAGCAATACCCGGTAATCCTGATTACCGGTCGGGGCACCATGATGCAATTCCACACCCAAACCAGAACCGGAAAGGTGCCCTTCATCCAGAAGAAGACCCGGTCCCACGCCTACGCCCAGATTAACCCCCAGGACGCTCAGGACCTGGGCATTGAACACGAGGGTAAGGTCCGGGTAACCAGCCGGCGCGGCACCGTGGTGGTCGACGCCCTGGTGGAGGATGCAGTAGCCCCGGGGCAAATCTTCATGCCCATGCACTACCCGCCCACCAACTGGCTGACCTACCCCAGCTTTGATCCCCACAGCTTCGAGCCCAGCTACAAGTTCGCCGCAGTCCGCCTGAGCGCCGTGGGTCCCCAGGAGGATTACCAGGAGCCCCAGCCCTCCCTGCAGGCGGCCGCTCCGGCCCAGGGAGCGCCATGA